In a single window of the Streptomyces sp. 846.5 genome:
- a CDS encoding nitroreductase family protein codes for MHHLLKDTSLTRADVDIEPQPTLTCDELLTTTRTVRRGLDLDRPVDLEVVKDCLRLAIQAPNGMNRQRWRWLVLTDPAIRAAVARIYREAYFQRNAETLNRLHEVDEATRRTVAGGRELAEKLHQVPVLVIPCLELGTEGLPAGNQAGVWASLLPAAWSYALAARTRGLGTAWTTVHLDREREVAELLGLPPTVHQGGLLPTAHTVRTRFRPGPRRPLEEVLHIDRWQDARTVMD; via the coding sequence GTGCACCACCTACTGAAAGACACATCCCTGACGCGAGCCGACGTCGACATCGAGCCGCAGCCCACCCTGACCTGCGACGAACTGCTGACCACCACGCGCACCGTGCGCCGAGGGCTGGACCTGGACCGCCCGGTGGACCTGGAGGTGGTCAAGGACTGCCTCCGCCTGGCCATCCAGGCGCCCAACGGCATGAACCGGCAGCGCTGGCGCTGGCTGGTGCTCACCGACCCGGCGATCCGCGCCGCCGTGGCCCGGATCTACCGCGAGGCCTACTTCCAGCGCAACGCCGAGACCTTGAACCGGCTGCACGAGGTGGACGAGGCCACCCGTCGTACGGTCGCCGGCGGACGCGAGCTGGCCGAGAAGCTGCACCAGGTGCCGGTACTGGTCATTCCCTGCCTCGAATTGGGCACCGAAGGGTTGCCGGCCGGCAACCAGGCCGGGGTGTGGGCCTCGCTGCTGCCCGCTGCCTGGAGCTACGCACTGGCTGCCCGCACTCGCGGCCTCGGCACCGCCTGGACGACCGTTCACCTGGACCGCGAGCGGGAGGTCGCCGAACTGCTCGGTCTCCCACCCACCGTCCACCAGGGCGGCCTGCTGCCCACCGCCCACACCGTCAGAACCCGCTTCCGGCCCGGCCCGCGCCGCCCGTTGGAAGAGGTGCTGCACATCGACCGCTGGCAGGACGCTCGGACGGTCATGGACTAG
- a CDS encoding SDR family oxidoreductase yields the protein MADGMTVLVTGASGLVGAEVTARLAKAGHSVLALLHSNADVVRNNGTRLKPKPGTLTHLSGDITRPGLGLSAEDLHRVAAVDRIVHCAAITDFGRPDEEYRRVNVAGTEQVLALARAGRVPLVHVSTAYVCGERDGVAREDELDVGQLPGNDYEKSKLRAEILVRRAAEDGLPVAVVRPSIVVGAERSGCVREFKTIYPILKLVTKGLVTSMPGHYDAALDLVPVDYVADLVTEAATRFAEAEGRTLHAIGRPLTLRDFSDVLAEYPSFQVPRFVPPSAFSAETLPPVERAYHQRVISLYETYFSRRIRFDDRVAAAFSSRPAPGGGRPYLRRLLDYCLKSGYLGTAPVPDSVPALAGLDERTRV from the coding sequence ATGGCGGATGGGATGACCGTGCTGGTCACCGGCGCGAGCGGGCTCGTCGGTGCCGAGGTGACCGCGAGGCTGGCCAAGGCCGGGCACTCGGTGCTGGCCCTGCTGCACAGCAATGCGGATGTGGTCCGCAACAACGGGACCAGACTGAAGCCGAAGCCCGGGACGCTGACCCACCTCAGCGGGGACATCACCCGTCCCGGACTCGGTCTCTCCGCCGAGGATCTGCACCGCGTCGCCGCCGTCGACCGGATCGTCCACTGCGCGGCGATCACCGACTTCGGCCGCCCTGACGAGGAGTACCGGCGCGTCAACGTGGCCGGGACCGAGCAGGTGCTGGCCCTGGCCCGGGCCGGTCGAGTGCCCCTGGTGCACGTGAGCACCGCGTACGTGTGCGGCGAGCGGGACGGGGTCGCTCGCGAGGACGAGCTGGACGTCGGCCAACTCCCGGGCAACGACTACGAGAAGAGCAAACTGCGGGCGGAGATCCTGGTACGCCGGGCAGCCGAGGACGGCCTGCCGGTGGCCGTCGTCCGGCCGAGCATCGTGGTGGGTGCCGAACGCAGCGGCTGTGTCCGCGAGTTCAAGACCATCTACCCCATCCTCAAGCTGGTCACCAAGGGCCTGGTCACGTCCATGCCCGGGCACTACGACGCGGCCCTGGACCTCGTGCCGGTGGACTACGTCGCGGACCTGGTGACCGAGGCGGCGACCCGCTTCGCCGAGGCCGAGGGCCGGACCCTGCACGCCATCGGCCGACCGCTGACGCTGCGGGACTTCTCCGACGTGCTCGCCGAGTACCCCTCCTTCCAGGTGCCAAGGTTCGTCCCGCCCTCCGCGTTCTCCGCCGAGACACTGCCCCCGGTGGAACGTGCGTACCACCAACGGGTGATCTCACTCTACGAGACCTACTTCTCGCGCCGTATCCGCTTCGACGACCGCGTGGCAGCCGCCTTCTCCAGCCGCCCCGCACCCGGCGGGGGCCGTCCGTACCTGCGCCGGCTGCTCGACTACTGCCTGAAGTCCGGCTACCTGGGCACCGCGCCCGTGCCGGACTCCGTCCCGGCACTCGCCGGACTCGATGAGAGGACCCGGGTATGA
- a CDS encoding ScbA/BarX family gamma-butyrolactone biosynthesis protein, with amino-acid sequence MEFTRTLPRWLVHRAAIAEVLLTDAHRREDDSYHLAAQLPRAHAFYGDTLGPRTSYDPMLLLEVARQGIFVLGHRFFGVPEGYQFILRTVEFDVLDRTALAPPKDVPTHVVVGCQVERRLRGRTGVIGLVVRYTMVIDDREAMTVRINYSWMPPEQWTAMRATRRSALGLPATPSVPWQEPRIDAPLVDRRDPDNAVISPPRSVEDGGRAATLVVDTSHATMFDHRLDHVPGMLELEAFRQLALTAAVDSGVLPTPAALLVGLSARFRSLAELDLSAECRTGPVRPGEEIHCSMHQAGMVVAEARVVLADRSRPDLAAACSPLFARA; translated from the coding sequence ATGGAGTTCACCCGGACGCTGCCGAGATGGCTGGTGCACCGAGCGGCGATCGCCGAGGTCCTCCTGACCGACGCGCACCGCCGCGAGGACGACAGCTACCACCTGGCAGCACAACTCCCGCGCGCCCACGCCTTCTACGGAGACACCCTCGGCCCGCGGACCAGCTACGACCCGATGCTGCTCCTGGAGGTCGCCAGGCAGGGCATCTTCGTCCTGGGTCACCGATTCTTCGGAGTGCCGGAGGGATATCAGTTCATCCTCCGAACCGTTGAGTTCGACGTCCTCGACCGGACCGCCCTGGCGCCGCCCAAGGACGTCCCGACGCACGTCGTGGTCGGCTGCCAGGTCGAGCGCCGGCTTCGCGGGCGAACGGGTGTGATCGGTCTGGTGGTGCGCTACACCATGGTCATCGACGACCGCGAAGCCATGACGGTCAGGATCAACTACTCCTGGATGCCGCCGGAGCAGTGGACGGCGATGCGAGCGACGCGGAGAAGCGCACTGGGACTGCCGGCGACGCCGTCCGTCCCGTGGCAGGAGCCTCGGATCGACGCCCCGCTGGTCGACCGCCGCGACCCGGACAACGCGGTGATCTCGCCGCCGCGATCCGTCGAGGACGGTGGGCGGGCCGCGACCCTGGTGGTCGACACCTCGCACGCGACGATGTTCGACCACCGCCTCGACCACGTGCCCGGGATGCTCGAACTGGAGGCGTTCCGGCAGCTCGCCCTCACCGCGGCTGTCGACTCGGGAGTGCTGCCGACGCCTGCGGCCCTTCTGGTCGGCCTGTCGGCGCGGTTCCGCTCGCTCGCGGAGCTCGACCTGTCCGCGGAGTGCCGGACCGGTCCGGTCCGGCCCGGTGAGGAGATCCACTGCTCCATGCACCAGGCCGGGATGGTGGTCGCCGAAGCGCGGGTCGTACTCGCCGACCGGTCTCGGCCCGACCTGGCAGCGGCCTGTTCGCCACTCTTCGCCCGAGCTTGA
- a CDS encoding cytochrome P450, translated as MDAGTIVMELLSPEGRIDPYPLYARAHELGPAAPAGDGLVLVSGYQACKQALRHPGLGADIGLVASPTDVEQHLSLALLSETILVSNPPDHGRLRSLMSQVFTARRVAALEPGIRRSVDTLLDSIEAAGASPVDFMDTFAFALPASVICELLGVPDQDRRLFRGLASDLMATLELLADPSGLPAADKAAAEVSEYFTALADQRRTDPRDDLVTTLVQARDASDALLTDEELIANLASVLLAGFETTTHLLGNGLQLLFEHPDVMAGLRAGKIATQSFVEEVLRYDSPVQVSNRRALADGIDIDGVPVPAGTHVVLLLGAANRDPARYADPGRFDPERGDIQPLSFGGGMHHCLGAMLARLEGAVAFGGLLSRFPALGPAAGTRPTRRDRLALRGYETLPVVTEGGER; from the coding sequence ATGGACGCAGGGACGATCGTCATGGAACTTCTGTCACCGGAAGGACGGATCGATCCCTACCCCCTGTACGCACGTGCTCACGAACTCGGGCCGGCCGCGCCGGCCGGTGACGGACTGGTGCTCGTATCCGGGTATCAGGCCTGCAAGCAGGCCCTGCGCCACCCCGGTCTCGGCGCGGACATCGGGCTTGTGGCCTCGCCCACCGACGTCGAGCAGCATCTCTCGCTGGCCCTTCTCAGCGAGACGATCCTGGTCTCGAACCCGCCCGACCATGGTCGGCTGCGGTCCCTGATGTCCCAGGTCTTCACCGCCCGGCGGGTCGCCGCCCTGGAACCCGGCATCCGCCGGAGCGTTGACACGCTGCTCGACAGCATCGAGGCGGCCGGTGCGTCCCCCGTGGACTTCATGGACACCTTCGCCTTCGCGCTGCCGGCGAGCGTTATCTGCGAGTTGCTCGGCGTCCCGGACCAGGACCGCCGTCTCTTCCGCGGACTGGCCTCCGACCTGATGGCCACGCTGGAACTCCTGGCCGATCCGTCCGGCCTCCCGGCGGCCGACAAGGCGGCGGCCGAGGTCAGCGAGTACTTCACGGCGCTGGCCGACCAGCGACGGACGGATCCCCGTGACGACCTGGTGACCACTCTGGTCCAGGCCCGGGATGCATCCGACGCGTTGCTCACTGACGAGGAACTCATCGCGAACCTCGCCAGCGTGCTGCTGGCCGGCTTCGAGACCACCACCCACCTGCTGGGCAACGGCCTGCAACTGCTCTTCGAACACCCTGACGTGATGGCCGGGCTCCGGGCCGGGAAGATCGCCACGCAGAGCTTCGTGGAAGAGGTACTGCGCTACGACTCACCCGTGCAGGTCAGCAACAGGCGAGCGTTGGCCGACGGGATCGACATCGACGGCGTTCCCGTCCCGGCCGGCACCCATGTGGTCCTGCTGCTCGGCGCCGCCAACCGCGATCCGGCCCGCTACGCCGACCCCGGGCGCTTCGACCCCGAGCGCGGCGACATCCAGCCGCTCAGTTTCGGCGGTGGCATGCACCACTGCCTCGGCGCGATGCTCGCCCGTCTGGAAGGGGCCGTCGCCTTCGGCGGTCTGCTGTCCCGGTTCCCCGCTCTCGGCCCCGCAGCAGGAACCCGGCCGACCCGCCGGGACCGGCTCGCGCTGCGCGGCTACGAGACGCTCCCGGTCGTCACGGAGGGAGGGGAACGGTGA
- a CDS encoding branched-chain amino acid ABC transporter substrate-binding protein: protein MHHRFQRNRVALLATGCLSLSACASSGNASTATGAGFSGTTVVIGVDAPLTGSRASLGRGIANSVDLAVKVANRTHEVPGITFRVETRDDQAQPALGAANAKTFVAEPTVLGVVGPLNSGVAQSMQKIFADAHLTEVSPSNTNPALSQGPNWADGPKQRPYHTYFRTSTTDAVQGPFAAQFAAATLGKSEVFLVNDDTLYGAGLVATFQSQFLHHGGAVVGQRQITSGTKSFADLVAEVKASHADFVYFGGEFPDAGPLSAELKQAGVRIPLIGGDGIFDPAYIQLAGQHAEGDFATSVGAPVAALASAKTYVADYQAAGYKEPYAAYGGYAYDSAWVVIEGVKAIAAMKSGLPSDARQLVEAAVPWVSFAGVTGPVSFDAYGDPVNDELTMYTVKHGKWVALKSGTFTG from the coding sequence GTGCATCACCGTTTTCAACGCAACAGGGTGGCCCTGCTCGCCACGGGCTGCCTGAGTCTCAGCGCCTGCGCGTCCTCGGGAAACGCCTCAACCGCCACGGGGGCGGGCTTCTCCGGTACCACCGTCGTGATCGGTGTCGACGCCCCGCTCACCGGATCGCGCGCCTCCCTCGGAAGGGGCATCGCCAACTCCGTCGACCTGGCCGTCAAGGTGGCCAACCGCACGCACGAGGTTCCGGGCATCACCTTCCGCGTGGAGACGCGCGACGACCAGGCGCAGCCGGCGCTTGGCGCCGCCAACGCGAAAACCTTCGTCGCGGAACCCACTGTCCTCGGTGTCGTGGGACCGCTGAACTCCGGTGTCGCGCAGAGCATGCAGAAGATCTTCGCCGACGCCCACCTGACCGAGGTCTCGCCCTCGAACACCAACCCCGCGCTCAGCCAGGGGCCGAACTGGGCGGACGGCCCCAAGCAACGCCCATACCACACCTACTTCCGGACCTCGACCACGGACGCTGTGCAGGGTCCCTTCGCCGCCCAGTTCGCGGCCGCTACGCTGGGGAAGTCCGAGGTGTTCCTGGTCAACGACGATACCCTGTACGGCGCAGGGCTGGTCGCCACGTTCCAGAGCCAGTTCCTGCACCACGGCGGCGCGGTCGTGGGGCAGAGGCAAATCACCTCCGGCACCAAGAGCTTCGCCGACCTGGTCGCCGAGGTGAAGGCGTCGCACGCGGACTTCGTCTACTTCGGCGGCGAATTCCCGGACGCGGGGCCGCTGAGCGCCGAACTGAAGCAGGCCGGTGTGCGAATACCGCTGATCGGCGGCGACGGTATCTTCGACCCCGCCTACATCCAACTGGCCGGCCAGCACGCCGAGGGCGACTTCGCCACCAGCGTGGGCGCTCCGGTGGCCGCGCTGGCCTCCGCGAAGACCTACGTCGCCGACTACCAGGCCGCCGGCTACAAGGAGCCCTACGCCGCCTACGGCGGCTACGCCTACGACAGTGCCTGGGTCGTCATCGAGGGCGTCAAGGCCATCGCGGCCATGAAAAGCGGCCTGCCCTCCGACGCCCGCCAGCTGGTCGAGGCGGCAGTGCCGTGGGTCTCCTTCGCCGGCGTCACCGGCCCGGTCTCCTTCGACGCCTACGGCGACCCTGTCAACGACGAGCTCACTATGTACACGGTGAAGCACGGCAAGTGGGTCGCACTGAAAAGCGGCACCTTCACCGGCTGA
- a CDS encoding cytochrome P450: MVDVSTAAEPVAPTGEPIPGPPGLGPKELRALLADAPSFFTGLREQYGPIASFPYGLSRGYLISDPNVIQDIYVSTGRKFDKNVLPGGRGKRIAPFSVGLGDGLATSGGELHRKQRRLIQPVFHRQRIAGYGDAFARLAEAGAAELKDGHELNIQEAMYELSLGMVAKTVFDVSLDSHVATTIRLAFPRRGGPMRWEQVVPFGRFIMRLPLRANRRFWKGHKYLNSVIQEMIDERRAGPGDGDDLLSVLINVRDADTGEPMNDQLLHDEAVTLLMAGHETSSAGLTWAYHLLAKNPEAKARLHAELDEVLGDRLPEAADLPNLPYTDAVFSEVMRMYPPVWNTVRRSLEDYDANGYVIPKDRFVMMSPWVVHHDPTWWPEPDRFAPQRWIAADDGDPLNGQALEPGRPRLAYLPFGSGPRQCIGNAFARMEAVMTLATIGRHWEFDAVNDDPVPILTHITVQPKDGLTMIARRRR, translated from the coding sequence GTGGTTGATGTCAGTACCGCTGCCGAACCCGTCGCTCCCACTGGTGAGCCGATACCGGGCCCGCCGGGGTTGGGGCCGAAAGAGCTTCGCGCCCTCCTGGCCGATGCCCCGAGCTTCTTCACCGGACTCCGTGAGCAGTACGGGCCCATCGCGAGCTTCCCCTACGGCTTGTCCCGCGGCTACCTGATCAGCGACCCGAACGTCATCCAGGACATCTACGTCAGCACCGGCCGCAAGTTCGACAAGAATGTGCTGCCCGGCGGTCGTGGCAAGAGGATCGCACCGTTCAGCGTCGGCCTCGGCGACGGCCTGGCCACCAGCGGCGGGGAACTGCACCGCAAGCAGCGCCGACTCATCCAGCCGGTCTTCCACCGGCAGCGGATCGCCGGGTACGGGGACGCCTTCGCCCGGCTCGCGGAGGCGGGTGCCGCCGAGCTGAAGGACGGACACGAGCTCAACATCCAGGAGGCGATGTACGAACTGTCGCTCGGGATGGTGGCGAAGACCGTCTTCGACGTCTCGCTCGACAGCCACGTGGCGACGACCATCCGCCTCGCCTTCCCCCGCCGGGGCGGCCCGATGCGCTGGGAGCAGGTCGTCCCGTTCGGCCGGTTCATCATGCGTCTGCCGCTGCGTGCCAACCGCCGATTCTGGAAGGGCCACAAGTACCTCAACAGCGTCATCCAGGAGATGATCGACGAGCGGCGGGCGGGGCCCGGTGACGGCGACGACCTGCTCTCGGTGCTGATCAACGTCCGGGACGCCGACACCGGCGAACCGATGAACGACCAACTGCTGCACGACGAAGCGGTCACCCTGCTGATGGCCGGTCATGAGACCTCGTCGGCAGGGCTCACCTGGGCCTACCACCTGCTCGCGAAGAACCCCGAGGCCAAGGCGCGGCTCCACGCCGAACTGGACGAGGTGCTCGGGGACCGCCTTCCCGAAGCCGCCGACCTGCCCAACCTCCCCTACACCGACGCCGTATTCTCCGAAGTGATGCGTATGTATCCGCCGGTCTGGAACACCGTCAGGCGCTCCCTGGAGGACTACGACGCCAACGGCTACGTCATCCCGAAGGACCGGTTCGTGATGATGAGCCCCTGGGTCGTGCATCACGACCCGACGTGGTGGCCGGAGCCCGACCGCTTCGCCCCGCAGCGCTGGATCGCCGCCGACGACGGCGACCCGCTCAACGGCCAGGCGCTGGAACCCGGTCGGCCGCGGTTGGCCTACCTCCCCTTCGGGTCCGGGCCCCGGCAGTGCATCGGCAACGCCTTCGCGCGGATGGAAGCGGTCATGACGCTCGCCACCATCGGCCGGCACTGGGAGTTCGACGCGGTCAACGACGACCCGGTGCCCATCCTCACCCACATCACCGTCCAGCCCAAGGACGGCCTGACGATGATCGCCCGCCGCCGCCGGTGA
- a CDS encoding nucleoside-diphosphate kinase encodes MNPALMTPALTTPAPTYGIEVSPLLSRDPEKRRLYGADTYFQESFEQLDALTDDVAHFANRHAALLLKPDAVAARRLFPAIDWLVEQGFRIVAAEPTRLTRTMIRSLWYFQWNLATPYRRRLARLFLGSTDSLVLVVRPESESESGTDVPTSVRLTALKGPTDPDARVPGQLRHLLGRYSYLLNLVHTPDEPADVLRELAVHFDDERREQIYRSALSGRDCSERARMLADQLYAQCTPRDLDFEPAVDRLRRVASEHPRLDPAADPRQLLEAAWSHGVELDPWDAVIVGSRVLPMRQEGRAPVLDGAGVDDWLRHLAELNAAPTPGR; translated from the coding sequence ATGAACCCCGCGCTGATGACCCCTGCGTTGACGACCCCGGCACCGACGTATGGAATCGAGGTGTCGCCGCTGCTGAGCCGCGATCCCGAGAAGCGTCGACTCTACGGTGCCGATACCTACTTCCAGGAGAGCTTCGAACAACTCGACGCGCTGACCGATGATGTGGCGCACTTCGCCAACCGGCACGCGGCGCTGCTGCTCAAGCCCGACGCGGTGGCCGCCCGCCGGCTCTTTCCGGCCATCGACTGGCTGGTCGAACAGGGCTTCCGTATCGTCGCGGCCGAGCCGACGAGGCTCACCAGGACGATGATCCGCTCGCTCTGGTACTTCCAGTGGAACCTCGCCACCCCGTACCGACGGCGGCTCGCCCGGCTCTTCCTCGGCAGCACCGACTCCCTGGTCCTCGTCGTCCGCCCCGAGTCCGAGTCCGAGTCCGGGACCGATGTGCCGACGTCGGTGCGGCTCACCGCGTTGAAGGGCCCGACCGACCCGGACGCCAGGGTTCCCGGCCAGCTGCGGCACCTGCTCGGCCGGTACAGCTACCTGCTGAACCTGGTGCACACCCCGGACGAACCCGCCGATGTGCTGCGCGAGCTCGCCGTCCACTTCGACGACGAGCGCCGCGAGCAGATCTACCGCTCCGCGCTCAGCGGCCGGGACTGCTCCGAGCGGGCCCGGATGCTCGCCGATCAGCTCTACGCCCAGTGCACGCCCCGCGACCTCGACTTCGAGCCGGCGGTGGACCGGCTGCGGCGCGTGGCGTCCGAGCACCCCCGGCTCGACCCGGCGGCCGACCCCCGGCAGTTGCTGGAAGCCGCCTGGAGCCACGGTGTGGAGCTCGACCCCTGGGACGCCGTCATCGTCGGGTCCCGGGTCCTCCCGATGAGGCAGGAGGGCCGCGCACCGGTGCTCGACGGCGCCGGCGTCGACGACTGGCTGCGGCACCTGGCCGAACTGAACGCAGCCCCGACGCCGGGGCGATGA